A single window of Larimichthys crocea isolate SSNF chromosome XII, L_crocea_2.0, whole genome shotgun sequence DNA harbors:
- the srebf1 gene encoding sterol regulatory element-binding protein 1: MNSLSFDDPSLDNLDPTLSLNDPSDIDTALLNDIDDMLQLIGNQDMEFGGLFDSPPYSVPPPIQELPVLTQTITTAAPPTTPTPPPSTPSSSILSSSPHLDALLGPPINRRSSKTCLQPTTFQQSPLAQVPSSTQRQQPASPQQQPQSLRQPQVEQPQPILSPTAPAQAASPHGSPGPSPAFSSTPQALFTTPVPQTSPQPQTPLQVQTQPQQAPTTYSNSFTVGSPCSLSQPTTSLSSSPPSVQPVTIQAHIQGLTSTSSLLATTASTTAQTITSHVQQVPVLLQPQFIKAESLLLTTLKHDPCIVTTVSSPTTLATTTTPVQSTSLQAFMGGGTILTTVPVMVDTDKLPINRIAISGKMAGQPPKGEKRTAHNAIEKRYRSSINDKIIELKDLVAGTEAKLNKSAVLRKAIDYIRYLQQSNQKLKQENMALKMAAQKNKSLKDLVAMEVDGAADVKNELPTPPASDVGSPTSFSHCGSDSEPDSPMVEEIKPNLGMPDRPAAGGSAGGMLDRSRMALCAFTFLFLSLNPLAALLCSSGSSSAVNPAATAPHHAGRTIQGLDITVDSWGWMDWMLPTILVWLLNGVLVSGVLIRLLVYGEPVTRPHSGSSVLFWRHRKQADLDLARGDFAQASQNLWTCLKALGRPLPTSQLDLACAALWSLLRFCLQRLWVGRWLAARAGGLRSDRPLQEDACKSNRDAALVYHRLHQLHMTGKLNGSHLSAVHMALSAVNLAECAGSCLPVASVAEVYVSAALRIKASLPRILHFTSRVFLSSARQACLSSSGSVPPAMQWLCHPLGHRFFVDGDWAIRSTPKESIYSQAGNTVDPLAQVTQAFREHLLEKALYCVAQPSGEKIPSQGEGEYADALEYLQLLISASDAAGATSQSFAIGSNMATVTGCDPHSKWWSSVTVVIINWLQGDDAAAERLYPTVEHLPRSLQNAESLLPKACLNTFRAVRALLSKPENCQLSLSYSDKASTLLRDSLNLGPHCHSSSLDKVVQLLLCDLLLVMRTNVWRLQQQQGAGPAGSGSTGASVPAGVHQASPPELQGFQQDLSSLRKLAHSFKPAMRRLFLHEATARLMAGASPTRTHQLLDRSLRRRATPGAKTEECETRPGQREQAEAVMLACRYLPPSFLSAPGQRVGMLADAARTLEKLGDKRTLHDCQQMIIKLGSGTTVTNS, encoded by the exons ACATGTTGCAGCTGATTGGAAACCAGGACATGGAGTTTGGAGGACTGTTTGACAGCCCTCCATACTCAGTGCCCCCTCCCATCCAAGAGCTTCCTGTTTTGACCCAGACCATCACAACAGCAGCCCCTCCGACCACCCCTACCCCACCTCCGTCTACACCCTCCTCTTCAATCCTAAGCAGTAGCCCCCACCTGGATGCACTCCTGGGCCCTCCCATCAACCGTCGTTCCTCCAAGACCTGCCTACAGCCTACAACCTTCCAGCAGTCCCCCCTGGCCCAGGTGCCCAGCTCCACCCAAAGGCAGCAGCCAGCCTCcccgcagcagcagcctcagagCCTCAGACAGCCCCAGGTGGAGCAACCCCAACCCATCCTCAGTCCAACTGCCCCGGCACAGGCAGCTTCCCCCCACGGTTCACCGGGACCGAGCCCAGCTTTTAGCTCAACGCCACAGGCCCTCTTTACCACGCCCGTACCCCAGACTTCACCTCAACCACAGACACCACTTCAGGTCCAGACGCAGCCTCAACAGGCCCCAACCACCTACAGCAACAGCTTCACAG TCGGCTCTCCTTGCAGTCTGAGCCAACCCACCACCAGTTTGTCATCCTCACCTCCAAGTGTCCAGCCAGTGACCATTCAGGCTCATATCCAAGGGCTGACCAGCACGTCGTCTCTCCTGGCCACGACAGCAAGCACGACAGCCCAAACCATCACATCCCACGTACAGCAAGTACCC GTTTTGCTGCAGCCCCAGTTCATCAAGGCTGAGTCACTGCTGCTGACCACTCTGAAGCATGACCCCTGCATTGTTACGACAGTGTCCTCTCCCACTACCCtagccaccaccaccaccccagtACAGAGCACTTCACTGCAG GCCTTTATGGGCGGTGGCACCATCCTGACCACGGTGCCCGTCATGGTGGATACTGACAAGCTGCCAATCAACCGCATCGCCATCAGCGGCAAGATGGCCGGCCAGCCACCAAAGGGAGAGAAGCGCACGGCCCACAACGCCATCGAGAAGCGCTACCGCTCCTCGATCAATGACAAAATCATCGAGCTCAAAGATCTGGTGGCCGGCACTGAGGCCAAG CTCAACAAATCTGCAGTGCTGAGGAAAGCCATCGACTACATCCGTTACCTGCAGCAGAGCAACCAGAAACTCAAACAGGAGAACATGGCTCTTAAAATGGCGGCTCAGAAAAACA AGTCTCTCAAAGACCTGGTTGCCATGGAGGTGGACGGGGCAGCTGATGTGAAGAATGAGCTGCCCACCCCTCCGGCCTCTGATGTCGGCTCCCCCACCTCTTTCTCGCACTGTGGCAGCGACTCAGAGCCCGACAGTCCGATGGTGGAAGAGATCAAG CCAAATTTGGGCATGCCGGACAGGCCGGCAGCAGGGGGGAGCGCCGGTGGCATGTTGGACCGTTCCCGCATGGCGTTGTGCGCCttcaccttcctcttcctctccctcaaCCCTCTGGCTGCCCTGCTCTGCTCATCAGGCAGCAGCTCAGCAGTAAATCCTGCAGCCACTGCCCCCCATCACGCAGGAAGGACCATCCAGGGTCTGGATATTACAG TGGACTCGTGGGGCTGGATGGACTGGATGCTACCAACTATACTGGTGTGGCTTCTGAACGGCGTTCTGGTGTCTGGAGTTCTGATCCGTCTGTTGGTGTATGGAGAGCCCGTAACCAGACCACACTCTGGATCTTCTGTCTTGTTCTGGAGGCACCGCAAGCAGGCTGACCTGGACCTAGCGAGA GGAGATTTCGCCCAGGCCAGTCAGAACCTGTGGACCTGTCTAAAGGCCCTTGGTCGTCCCTTGCCCACCTCACAGTTGGACCTGGCCTGCGCTGCACTCTGGTCCCTGTTGCGATTCTGCCTCCAGCGCCTCTGGGTTGGCCGATGGCTGGCCGCCCGTGCTGGAGGCCTGCGATCTGACCGCCCCCTGCAGGAGGATGCCTGCAAGAGCAACCGTGACGCCGCCCTGGTTTACCACCGCCTGCACCAGCTACACATGACAG GTAAGCTGAATGGTAGCCACCTGTCAGCCGTGCACATGGCTCTAAGTGCAGTGAACCTGGCAGAGTGTGCTGGCTCCTGCCTGCCCGTAGCCTCTGTGGCCGAGGTCTACGTCTCCGCAGCTCTACGGATCAAAGCCAGCCTGCCAAGGATCCTGCATTTCACCTCT cGTGTGTTCCTGAGCAGTGCCCGCCAGGCATGCCTGTCATCCAGTGGCAGTGTGCCTCCAGCTATGCAGTGGCTCTGTCACCCGCTAGGTCACCGCTTCTTTGTGGACGGGGACTGGGCTATCCGCAGCACTCCTAAAGAAAGCATCTACAGCCAGGCTGGCAATACTG TGGATCCTCTGGCCCAGGTGACTCAGGCGTTCAGAGAGCACCTCCTGGAGAAGGCTCTGTACTGCGTGGCTCAACCTTCTGGAGAGAAAATCCCCAGCCAGGGCGAGgg GGAGTATGCTGATGCCCTGGAGTACCTTCAGCTGTTGATCAGTGCATCGGATGCAGCCGGTGCCACCTCCCAGTCCTTTGCGATCGGCTCCAACATGGCCACGGTGACCG GGTGCGACCCCCATTCCAAGTGGTGGTCCTCGGTTACCGTGGTGATCATCAACTGGCTCCAGGGAGACGATGCCGCGGCGGAGAGGCTGTATCCGACCGTCGAGCACTTGCCGCGCAGTCTGCAGAACGCAGA GAGTCTTCTGCCCAAGGCATGTCTGAACACGTTCAGGGCGGTGCGGGCTCTGCTGTCCAAGCCAGAAAACTGCCAGCTGAGTCTGAGCTACAGCGACAAGGCCAGCACCCTGCTCCGAGACAGCCTCAACCTAGGACCACACTGCCACAGCTCCAGTTTAGACAAG GTCGTCCAGTTGCTCTTGTGTGATCTCCTGTTGGTGATGAGGACCAATGTGTGgcgtctgcagcagcagcagggggcCGGTCCTGCTGGGTCGGGGTCGACAGGCGCCAGCGTCCCCGCGGGGGTCCACCAGGCCTCGCCGCCAGAGCTCCAAGGCTTCCAGCAAGATCTGAGCTCCTTACGCAAGCTGGCGCACAGCTTCAAACCTGCAATGCGAAGA TTGTTTCTTCACGAAGCTACAGCCAGGCTAATGGCAGGGGCCAGTCCCACCCGCACACATCAGCTCCTGGATCGCTCGCTGCGACGCAGAGCAACGCCCGGGGCCAAGAcag aggaGTGCGAGACTCGGCCAGGCCAGCGGGAGCAGGCGGAGGCCGTGATGCTGGCTTGCCGCTAccttcccccctccttcctgtcaGCTCCCGGCCAACGGGTGGGCATGCTGGCGGACGCGGCCCGCACCCTGGAGAAGCTGGGAGACAAGAGGACCCTCCACGACTGCCAGCAAATGATCATCAAGCTGGGCAGCGGCACGACTGTCACCAACAGCTAG